The following are from one region of the Mangifera indica cultivar Alphonso chromosome 14, CATAS_Mindica_2.1, whole genome shotgun sequence genome:
- the LOC123195449 gene encoding putative disease resistance protein RGA4 → MAEAILFNTATEILKKIVSLIGGEVSLLWDLKSNLRRLEGTMSTLKAVLLDAETRQTQDHQLRDWLGKLRDVFYDAEDVLEEFEFHAARRQRRTSISKVRQYFPSWNSIKIGYKIKDIRERLDEIADDRQKFHLVESHVDVRRVIPKERETNPFFQASEVIGREEDKENVVSFLIQPTHVNVSVIPIVGIGGLGKTTLSKMVYNDEMVRRHFELRMWVCVSDDFDVNRLMKEIIYSATHEDCAKLKADEIPKRLQEILGGRKFLLVLDDVWNEQPMNLIDLKSLLLNGVNGSKIIVSTCSNRVAEIMGTVPPHFMQGLSFEDSLSLFKRCAFKDGEGKDFPKLCKIAEEIVGKCKGVPLALRT, encoded by the coding sequence ATGGCAGAAGCGATTCTATTTAACACTGCTACTGAAATTTTGAAGAAGATAGTTTCCCTTATTGGTGGAGAAGTATCGTTGTTGTGGGATTTGAAAAGTAATTTAAGAAGACTTGAGGGAACCATGAGCACCCTCAAAGCCGTGCTGTTGGATGCCGAGACAAGGCAGACTCAAGATCATCAGCTGCGTGACTGGCTTGGGAAGCTTAGAGACGTTTTTTATGATGCTGAGGACGTTTTAgaagaattcgaatttcatgcTGCCAGGAGGCAACGGAGGACCTCAATATCAAAGGTACGTCAGTACTTTCCAAGTTGGAATTCTATTAAAATTGGTTACAAGATCAAGGACATTAGAGAAAGGTTAGATGAGATCGCAGATGATAGGCAAAAATTTCATCTTGTTGAGAGTCATGTTGACGTTAGGCGTGTAATTCCAAAGGAAAGGGAGACAAATCCCTTCTTCCAAGCGTCTGAGGTCATCGGAAGAGAGGAGGATAAAGAAAACGTCGTAAGCTTTTTGATTCAGCCAACCCATGTTAATGTTTCCGTCATTCCTATTGTTGGAATTGGGGGTTTGGGTAAAACTACTCTTTCTAAAATGGTTTACAATGATGAAATGGTCAGGAGGCACTTTGAATTGAGAATGTGGGTTTGTGTCTCAGATGACTTTGATGTTAACAGgttaatgaaagaaattatttattctgCAACACATGAGGATTGTGCTAAGTTAAAAGCCGATGAAATACCCAAGCGTTTGCAAGAAATTTTGGGTGGTCGAAAGTTTTTGCTTGTTTTAGATGATGTGTGGAATGAACAACCAATGAACTTGATAGATTTGAAAAGCCTATTGTTGAATGGTGTTAATGGAAGTAAAATTATTGTGAGCACATGTAGTAACAGAGTTGCTGAAATCATGGGCACTGTTCCCCCACATTTCATGCAGGGTCTTTCCTTTGAGGACTCTTTATCATTGTTTAAGAGGTGCGCATTTAAAGATGGAGAAGGGAAAGATTTTCCAAAGCTTTGTAAAATTGCAGAGGAAATTGTGGGAAAATGCAAAGGAGTTCCGTTAGCTCTGAGAACTTAG